The following are encoded together in the Flavihumibacter fluvii genome:
- a CDS encoding PKD domain-containing protein, whose amino-acid sequence MKTWGFFLVFFAAFSTAMGAHIRGGEITYKYLGAGTETGTSKYELTLKLYVDCRANSPGQLDNDITFTIFDRTISGSSPVLVNAPFSTQQIIEYDPNSNPCILNPPTDVCYRLRYYRATVTLKNNTQGYTIGFQRCCRIADIENVAGNSGITGATYSCEIPGTNSLATAPQNSSPIFNPNDAIAICAGTQFTFDFSATDPDGTDSLVYALCEAYIGGGTEPGDCYDCTSPAPASNPPFPRIGYRAGYSAGSPLGPNVTINSKTGFLSGIAPKNVGQYVLTACVSEYRSGKLINTHRKDIHIAVSNCKPLKALLAPDYTFCDDFNVTFENGQVNPDGSTYVWDYGDGSKPDTVTTALGTVQHVYADTGAYNVSLFITLANGQCADKATTIAKVYPGFYPGFIATGSCLFVPFRFTDTSKTKYGSVSNWSWDFGDETTLSDTSKLRNPTYRYNSLGQKTVSLTVGSNKGCLKTVTTVLEVKDKPALVLNFKDTLICSIDTLRLIANAPGSLNPKFAWTPLYNLINPTSPTPLVYPKTTTWYAVSMEDNGCAAVDSVRVRVVDQVTLSVSKDSTICLTDPVQIQAFGDGLKYVWSPAATLDNANISNPIATPTGNTVYTVVSSIGKCSKTESLAINTVPYPIANAGSDAIICFEDSTQLQGSFTGATFRWSPTNTLLNPATLDPIAFPLTTTDYILTVTDNIGCPKPVNDTVRIIVQQPVKAFAGNDTAIVVGQPLQLQATGGEFYLWAPSTGLNFTTISNPVAILSQNQTYSVRVSTLGDCFAYDTINVTVFKTNPDIFVPNAFTPGGSSNTVFRPKPVGIASFEFFRVYNRYGQLVFSTSEAGKGWDGKVGGVDQATNTYVWMVQGKDFTGKTIFKKGTMVLIR is encoded by the coding sequence ATGAAAACATGGGGCTTTTTTCTTGTCTTTTTTGCTGCATTTTCTACAGCAATGGGTGCGCACATTAGAGGCGGTGAAATCACTTACAAATACCTTGGTGCCGGTACAGAAACGGGTACTTCAAAATACGAGCTTACTTTAAAACTGTATGTCGATTGCCGGGCAAATAGTCCGGGCCAGTTAGATAACGACATTACATTCACCATCTTTGACAGGACCATTTCAGGCTCTTCACCGGTTTTAGTGAATGCGCCTTTTTCTACCCAGCAAATCATTGAATATGATCCGAATTCAAATCCTTGTATCCTGAACCCGCCTACGGATGTTTGTTATCGCTTACGGTATTACAGAGCAACAGTAACCTTAAAGAATAATACACAGGGTTATACTATTGGTTTTCAACGTTGTTGCCGAATTGCAGATATTGAAAATGTAGCCGGGAACAGCGGAATTACCGGTGCAACCTATTCCTGTGAGATCCCGGGCACCAATTCACTGGCAACCGCCCCGCAGAATTCCAGCCCGATTTTTAACCCCAATGATGCTATTGCGATCTGTGCAGGCACACAATTCACTTTCGATTTTTCAGCAACAGATCCCGACGGAACCGATTCGCTGGTGTATGCATTATGCGAAGCTTATATCGGCGGAGGCACAGAACCGGGGGATTGTTATGATTGTACATCACCTGCACCAGCTTCAAATCCACCTTTTCCCAGGATTGGCTACCGGGCTGGTTATAGTGCCGGATCACCGCTTGGTCCCAATGTGACGATTAATTCAAAAACCGGGTTCTTGTCCGGAATTGCCCCAAAAAATGTTGGACAATATGTGCTTACAGCCTGTGTATCTGAATATAGAAGCGGGAAACTGATTAATACGCACCGCAAAGATATCCATATCGCCGTATCCAATTGCAAGCCACTAAAAGCCCTGCTCGCACCCGATTATACATTTTGTGACGATTTTAATGTGACTTTCGAAAACGGCCAGGTGAATCCTGATGGATCAACATACGTCTGGGATTATGGCGATGGTTCAAAACCAGATACGGTCACCACGGCATTGGGTACCGTACAACACGTATATGCTGATACCGGTGCCTATAATGTAAGCCTGTTCATCACATTGGCTAATGGTCAGTGTGCTGACAAAGCAACGACTATCGCTAAAGTGTATCCTGGATTCTATCCTGGATTCATTGCCACTGGCTCCTGCCTCTTTGTTCCATTCCGGTTTACCGATACTTCGAAAACAAAATATGGATCGGTGAGTAACTGGTCATGGGATTTTGGAGATGAAACTACCTTAAGTGATACATCAAAACTTCGCAACCCCACATACAGGTATAATTCATTAGGACAAAAAACAGTCAGCTTAACAGTAGGCAGTAATAAAGGCTGCTTAAAAACCGTAACCACTGTTTTAGAGGTAAAAGACAAACCAGCGCTTGTGCTGAATTTTAAAGACACCCTGATCTGCAGTATCGATACACTCCGGTTAATTGCCAATGCGCCTGGCAGCCTAAATCCGAAATTCGCCTGGACGCCACTGTACAATCTCATCAACCCGACTTCGCCTACCCCTCTCGTATATCCGAAAACTACAACCTGGTATGCTGTAAGTATGGAAGATAATGGTTGTGCCGCAGTAGACTCCGTGCGCGTAAGGGTAGTTGACCAGGTCACCTTATCGGTCAGTAAAGACAGCACCATCTGTTTAACCGATCCGGTTCAAATACAGGCATTTGGGGATGGTCTTAAATATGTATGGTCACCGGCAGCAACGCTCGATAATGCTAATATTAGTAATCCAATTGCCACACCAACGGGAAATACTGTGTATACAGTTGTCTCAAGTATTGGGAAATGCAGTAAAACTGAAAGCCTGGCAATAAACACTGTACCCTACCCTATTGCCAATGCCGGATCAGATGCCATAATTTGTTTTGAAGACAGTACACAGCTCCAGGGAAGTTTTACCGGAGCTACATTCCGGTGGTCGCCAACCAATACCCTGCTCAATCCGGCAACACTGGATCCAATTGCTTTTCCTTTAACCACCACAGATTATATCCTAACGGTTACAGATAATATCGGCTGTCCTAAACCCGTGAATGATACAGTCAGGATTATTGTTCAACAGCCTGTGAAAGCTTTTGCCGGTAATGATACCGCAATTGTGGTTGGCCAACCTTTGCAACTACAGGCAACCGGAGGAGAGTTTTATTTATGGGCGCCATCAACCGGATTAAATTTCACCACCATCAGCAACCCTGTAGCAATATTGTCGCAAAACCAAACCTACTCTGTGCGGGTGTCAACATTAGGCGATTGTTTTGCCTATGACACCATTAATGTCACAGTATTCAAAACAAACCCGGATATTTTTGTACCGAATGCCTTTACACCGGGCGGATCATCCAATACTGTTTTCAGGCCAAAGCCAGTTGGCATTGCCTCCTTTGAATTTTTCAGGGTATATAACCGCTATGGACAATTGGTTTTTAGTACCTCGGAAGCTGGAAAAGGATGGGATGGTAAGGTTGGTGGTGTTGACCAGGCCACCAACACCTATGTTTGGATGGTACAGGGTAAGGATTTTACTGGAAAAACGATATTTAAGAAAGGCACGATGGTGCTGATCAGATAA
- a CDS encoding alpha/beta fold hydrolase, which produces MMKYTTTGNGKPIVLIHGFGEDSKIWQLQVNVLQEIAQVIVPELPGTGRTAMEPVVTMESMADGIAEILDHEKITKAIIIGHSMGGYITLAFAEKYPERLTAFGLVHSTAYADSEQKKAARYKSMEFIRQHGTSAFLESTTPNLFAAENRPVMDKTIRDLALSVAYILPGALISFLEAMIKRNDKTLILRESRVPVLFIVGKADQAVPFSDTMQQVHLPELSYIHILQQSGHMSMLEETEKCTKAILQFAEKAQ; this is translated from the coding sequence ATGATGAAATATACCACTACCGGAAACGGAAAACCGATTGTACTGATCCATGGGTTTGGTGAAGACAGCAAAATTTGGCAATTACAGGTAAATGTATTGCAGGAAATTGCACAGGTTATCGTACCGGAATTACCTGGAACCGGCAGAACAGCCATGGAGCCGGTTGTTACCATGGAATCGATGGCAGATGGTATTGCTGAAATCCTGGATCATGAAAAGATTACAAAGGCCATCATTATCGGCCACTCGATGGGTGGATACATTACCCTGGCTTTTGCAGAGAAATATCCCGAAAGATTAACAGCATTTGGACTGGTACATTCAACAGCCTATGCGGACTCGGAACAGAAAAAGGCAGCCCGGTATAAAAGCATGGAATTCATCAGGCAACACGGCACGTCCGCTTTCCTCGAATCAACGACACCCAACCTTTTTGCCGCTGAAAACAGGCCCGTCATGGATAAAACCATCCGTGATCTTGCATTATCAGTTGCATATATACTACCTGGTGCACTTATTTCGTTTTTAGAGGCCATGATCAAACGAAATGATAAAACCCTGATTCTCAGGGAAAGCAGGGTGCCAGTGCTTTTTATTGTTGGAAAGGCAGACCAGGCCGTACCTTTTTCAGACACCATGCAACAGGTCCATCTCCCCGAATTATCGTATATTCATATACTCCAACAATCCGGACATATGAGCATGTTAGAGGAAACTGAAAAATGTACGAAAGCCATCCTGCAATTTGCAGAGAAGGCCCAGTAA
- the lnt gene encoding apolipoprotein N-acyltransferase, translating into MKNLHPALLSIISGLLLALAWPPLPTTFLIFGAFIPLFFLLEKEPGRLRFLAYVYLSMVTWNAITTWWMWNSTGPGAVAAILVNSLLMCLPWVALYNVRKRLGSNYGYWAFIACWMTFEYIHLNWELSWPWLTLGNVFAAQPEWVHWYQFTGTSGGSFWVLFINVVLFRQILAVGTHRKLLIRSFVWFMAAAIGIPLAISFMVRAFNMRLDTALNGSAAENIVIVQPNIDPYQKFETGTQQAQLAKLIHLSEQGIDSNTTLVVWPETAINLPNGIEEDSIRKNYFINPVWAFLKSHPHIKLFSGIEGYRMYKAIDKTVYSRQIPNTDIWYDAFNTAALLDSTGILTRYHKSKLVPGVESLPSFLRFLGPWFEQFGGTTGGYARQDERTVLKDPANGYAIAPAVCYESIYGEFMTGFIRNGANIIGIITNDGWWGNTAGHKQHLAYAKLRAIESRRWVVRSANTGISAVIDPYGRIVESQPWDKTGIIKQAIPARSQLTFYVRYGDLLSKLMILLAALLVAYSSYIFISNKYKTT; encoded by the coding sequence TTGAAAAATCTGCATCCTGCTTTACTGTCGATCATTTCCGGATTATTATTGGCCCTTGCATGGCCGCCATTACCCACCACCTTCCTGATTTTCGGGGCCTTCATCCCCCTTTTTTTCCTGCTCGAAAAAGAACCTGGCCGCTTACGTTTCCTCGCTTATGTTTATTTGTCCATGGTTACCTGGAATGCGATCACCACCTGGTGGATGTGGAATTCTACTGGTCCAGGTGCTGTTGCAGCTATACTTGTAAACAGCTTATTGATGTGCCTGCCATGGGTGGCACTCTATAATGTACGAAAAAGGCTGGGCAGCAATTATGGCTATTGGGCCTTTATCGCCTGCTGGATGACCTTCGAATACATCCACCTGAACTGGGAACTCAGCTGGCCCTGGCTTACGTTGGGTAATGTATTTGCCGCACAACCGGAATGGGTGCACTGGTACCAGTTTACAGGAACCAGTGGCGGATCCTTCTGGGTACTGTTTATAAATGTTGTCTTGTTCAGGCAGATCCTTGCAGTGGGTACCCACCGGAAATTATTGATCCGCTCATTCGTTTGGTTCATGGCCGCAGCTATAGGCATTCCACTAGCCATTTCATTTATGGTAAGGGCTTTTAATATGCGGCTGGATACCGCTTTAAATGGATCCGCTGCAGAAAACATCGTGATTGTACAACCGAATATAGATCCATACCAGAAATTCGAAACAGGAACACAACAAGCACAATTAGCCAAACTCATCCACCTTAGTGAGCAAGGTATTGATAGTAATACGACCCTGGTGGTATGGCCGGAAACTGCCATCAACCTACCCAATGGTATTGAAGAGGATAGTATCCGGAAAAATTATTTTATTAACCCGGTCTGGGCCTTCTTGAAATCACATCCGCATATTAAATTGTTTTCAGGAATAGAAGGATACAGGATGTACAAAGCCATTGATAAGACTGTTTATTCCAGGCAAATCCCAAATACAGATATATGGTATGACGCATTCAATACAGCTGCATTACTGGATTCAACAGGGATCCTGACGCGATACCACAAATCAAAACTGGTACCTGGTGTTGAAAGTCTCCCATCTTTCCTTCGCTTTCTGGGTCCCTGGTTTGAACAGTTTGGAGGTACAACCGGTGGCTATGCCCGGCAGGATGAAAGAACAGTTTTGAAAGATCCCGCCAACGGATATGCGATCGCCCCGGCAGTTTGTTATGAAAGCATCTATGGGGAATTTATGACCGGATTCATCCGTAACGGTGCGAATATCATCGGTATTATCACAAACGATGGCTGGTGGGGCAACACAGCAGGGCATAAACAACACCTTGCTTATGCGAAATTGCGGGCTATTGAAAGCCGGCGCTGGGTAGTGCGCAGTGCAAATACCGGAATCAGCGCTGTGATAGATCCGTATGGAAGGATTGTGGAATCACAGCCATGGGATAAAACAGGTATCATTAAACAGGCTATACCTGCACGTTCCCAGTTGACCTTTTATGTCCGTTATGGTGACCTGTTATCAAAACTCATGATCCTTCTGGCCGCACTACTGGTAGCGTATTCCAGCTATATCTTCATCAGCAATAAATACAAGACCACATGA
- the guaB gene encoding IMP dehydrogenase, with protein MATRKKSPHTIDLSHKFFGEGLTFDDVLLVPAFSQVLPREVNIKTRLTKNISLNIPMLSAAMDTVTEVNLAIALAREGGVGILHKNMSIERQAEQVRKVKRSESGMIIDPVTLLEDATIGDALRLMKENKIGGIPIVDKKNKLLGILTNRDLRFETLRSKKVSEVMTRENLITAPEGTNLKKAEKILQQYKIEKLPVVRKDGTLAGLITYRDILQLQSFPHANKDGYGRLLAGAAIGITKDMLDRVAALQHVGVDVITLDSAHGHSQGVIDALKNVKKNFKGLQVIAGNVGTAEGAKALADAGADCVKIGIGPGSICTTRIVAGAGVPQLTAIMEAYSALKPLGIPLIADGGIRYTGDMVKALAAGADCVMMGSIFAGVEESPGETIIYEGRKFKEYRGMGSIGAMAQGSSDRYFQDVEDDIKKLVPEGIEGRVAYKGFLREVVAQFVGGLRAGMGYCGSKDLEALRSTARFTKITNAGMKESHAHDIDITKEAPNYSRK; from the coding sequence ATGGCAACAAGAAAGAAATCTCCCCACACCATTGATCTCTCACACAAATTTTTTGGAGAAGGTTTAACCTTTGATGATGTGCTATTGGTTCCTGCATTTTCACAGGTGCTTCCCCGAGAAGTAAACATCAAAACCCGGCTCACCAAAAACATCAGCCTGAATATCCCGATGCTTTCTGCAGCGATGGACACTGTTACTGAAGTTAACCTGGCCATTGCCCTGGCCCGGGAAGGTGGCGTTGGTATTTTGCACAAAAACATGAGCATTGAACGCCAGGCAGAGCAAGTGCGTAAAGTAAAAAGAAGTGAAAGCGGTATGATCATCGACCCGGTGACCCTGCTGGAAGATGCTACGATCGGTGATGCACTTCGACTGATGAAAGAAAATAAAATTGGCGGCATTCCTATTGTAGACAAAAAAAATAAACTGCTCGGCATTTTAACCAATCGTGATCTGCGTTTTGAGACCCTTCGCTCTAAAAAAGTGAGTGAAGTGATGACAAGGGAAAACCTGATAACGGCTCCTGAAGGCACCAACCTGAAGAAAGCAGAGAAAATTTTACAACAATATAAAATCGAAAAATTACCAGTAGTGAGAAAAGACGGCACATTAGCCGGACTGATCACATACCGCGATATACTGCAATTACAAAGCTTTCCCCATGCCAACAAAGACGGATACGGCAGGCTACTGGCAGGCGCCGCGATAGGCATTACCAAAGATATGCTGGACAGGGTAGCCGCCTTGCAGCATGTGGGCGTTGATGTCATTACACTGGACAGTGCTCATGGTCACTCACAAGGTGTAATAGACGCATTGAAAAATGTTAAGAAGAATTTCAAGGGATTACAGGTCATTGCAGGTAACGTTGGTACTGCAGAAGGTGCAAAGGCCCTGGCAGATGCCGGTGCAGACTGTGTGAAGATTGGTATCGGACCTGGTTCCATATGTACCACCCGCATTGTTGCGGGTGCCGGAGTTCCACAGCTCACCGCAATCATGGAAGCATACAGTGCCTTAAAGCCGCTGGGTATTCCGCTGATAGCGGATGGGGGTATCCGTTATACGGGTGACATGGTGAAAGCATTGGCCGCTGGTGCTGATTGTGTAATGATGGGCAGCATCTTTGCCGGGGTGGAGGAAAGTCCTGGTGAAACCATTATTTACGAAGGCCGGAAATTCAAGGAATACCGTGGCATGGGCTCCATTGGCGCCATGGCCCAGGGATCCAGCGACCGTTATTTCCAGGATGTTGAAGATGATATCAAAAAACTTGTACCTGAAGGCATTGAAGGTCGTGTTGCCTATAAAGGTTTTTTACGGGAAGTAGTGGCGCAATTTGTAGGTGGTTTAAGGGCTGGAATGGGCTATTGCGGATCAAAAGACCTCGAAGCGCTGCGATCAACAGCAAGGTTTACAAAAATCACTAATGCCGGCATGAAAGAAAGCCATGCGCATGATATTGATATCACTAAGGAAGCACCCAATTATTCCCGCAAATAA
- the dprA gene encoding DNA-processing protein DprA yields MYSEKIYQIALSLASNIGHVHAKVLVDHFKTATAIFSASLAELEAIPGIGGIRARSIRHFNDFAECEKMQKQVEAHGISTLFIGEDNYPIRLLNCYDPPTLLYCKGKITLNNQRTVAVIGTRNHTEYGRGLTEKFIRDLAGQNITIISGMAYGIDGLAHKAALKYGLPTIGILAHGLDEIYPPEHQGLAREMLRQNCGFITEFPIGKKPEKHHFPVRNRIVAGLSDAVVVVETGIKGGSMITASLASGYNCEVFAFPGRTTDQKSSGCNLLIRTNKAILLTDSAGFLAEKDWEQPKQPTIVQAQLSLPHDLNPAETIILHLLGMHDFLPIDELYIKTGLTAGNAAAAILTLELKNLIETIPGKRYRLRT; encoded by the coding sequence ATGTATTCCGAAAAAATTTACCAGATCGCCCTCAGCCTTGCGAGTAATATCGGTCATGTACATGCGAAAGTATTGGTTGATCATTTTAAAACAGCCACCGCCATATTTTCTGCTTCACTTGCCGAGTTGGAAGCCATCCCGGGAATTGGGGGTATCAGGGCCCGTTCCATCCGCCATTTCAATGATTTTGCAGAATGTGAGAAAATGCAAAAACAGGTCGAAGCCCATGGCATCAGTACCCTTTTCATTGGGGAGGACAACTATCCTATTCGCTTATTGAATTGTTATGATCCACCTACCCTTCTCTATTGCAAAGGGAAAATTACCCTAAATAACCAACGAACCGTAGCGGTCATCGGAACCCGCAATCATACTGAATACGGCCGTGGACTGACAGAAAAATTCATCAGGGACCTGGCCGGTCAAAACATCACCATCATCAGTGGAATGGCTTATGGTATTGATGGCCTCGCACATAAAGCAGCTTTGAAATACGGTCTGCCTACCATCGGCATTCTGGCACATGGCTTAGACGAAATCTACCCGCCTGAACACCAGGGTCTGGCCCGTGAGATGCTGCGCCAGAATTGTGGTTTCATTACGGAATTCCCGATAGGTAAAAAACCCGAAAAACACCACTTTCCCGTTCGCAACAGAATCGTAGCCGGACTGAGTGATGCTGTTGTTGTAGTGGAGACTGGTATCAAGGGCGGCAGCATGATCACCGCATCACTGGCATCAGGATACAATTGTGAGGTATTTGCATTTCCAGGCAGGACAACTGATCAAAAAAGCAGTGGTTGCAATTTATTGATACGGACCAATAAAGCTATCCTGCTGACCGATTCAGCTGGATTCCTGGCTGAAAAAGATTGGGAGCAACCCAAACAGCCAACAATAGTTCAGGCCCAGCTCAGCCTGCCACATGACCTCAATCCGGCTGAAACCATCATCCTTCACCTGCTGGGAATGCATGACTTTTTACCCATTGATGAATTATATATTAAAACTGGATTAACTGCAGGGAATGCCGCTGCAGCCATTTTAACACTTGAATTAAAAAATCTCATAGAAACCATACCAGGAAAGCGTTACAGGCTTCGAACCTGA
- a CDS encoding OmpA family protein, translated as MQKRLFALLLFSILACPGFAQVYNADKVNPKAVKLYQEAIRQAENDHFIEGIAILKKAVAIDPGYADAWLSIAGMYGELKDYDNSIFHYQKAEAIDSLYFKDYNLPYSINLAGKGRFDEALHAVNRFMTINDLNESSQRAAAYRRRCYLFALEQAKNPDISSYKFAPVNLGDSVNSAVSEYYPALTIDNQQLIFTRRVNNYNEDFYGTQREGEGWIKARGLTGMINSNLNEGAQSVSQDGEWLIFTGCNFPEGMGSCDLYISYLTPEGWSEPENLGNKINTEAWESAPSLSPDKRDLYFASRRPEGYGGSDIYVSHLMPNGRWSDPENLGPEINTGGDESCPFIHADNQSLYFTSNGLVGYGGDDLFLARKGPKGSFSLPRNLGFPINTIENEGSLVISADGSTAFYASDRADSRGGLDLYTFTMRPDVRPIKTLWVKGKVTDAKTGQGLPSAVELTDISTRQIISKLQTDETGNYLITLPVGRDYAFNVNRKGYLIFSESFPLSQKSPDSTYHINIPLQPITANATVVLKNIFFETNSISLGTNSQVELDQLVHLLKENPTLQIQINGYTDNVGKAADNLKLSNGRAQSVVNYLGKNGIDPKRLRFQGFGATQPIADNSTEEGRARNRRTELKVVAE; from the coding sequence ATGCAAAAACGCCTCTTCGCCCTGCTCCTGTTTTCGATCCTGGCATGCCCCGGTTTTGCACAGGTCTATAATGCAGATAAAGTGAACCCGAAAGCGGTAAAGCTTTACCAGGAAGCCATCCGGCAGGCTGAAAATGACCATTTTATCGAGGGTATTGCGATATTGAAAAAAGCAGTAGCCATCGATCCTGGATATGCAGATGCCTGGTTATCCATAGCCGGCATGTACGGAGAACTGAAAGATTACGATAATTCCATTTTTCATTACCAGAAAGCAGAGGCAATAGATTCCCTTTATTTCAAAGATTATAACCTGCCCTATTCCATTAACCTGGCAGGTAAGGGCCGTTTTGATGAAGCCCTGCATGCAGTGAATCGCTTTATGACGATCAACGACCTGAATGAATCCAGCCAGCGGGCAGCCGCCTATCGCCGCCGGTGTTACCTCTTTGCTCTTGAACAGGCTAAAAATCCGGATATCAGCAGTTATAAATTTGCCCCGGTCAACCTGGGCGATAGCGTGAACAGTGCCGTTTCCGAATATTACCCTGCGCTCACCATCGATAATCAGCAATTGATTTTTACCCGCCGGGTGAACAACTACAATGAAGATTTTTATGGCACCCAAAGGGAAGGCGAAGGTTGGATAAAAGCGCGTGGACTTACAGGAATGATCAATTCCAACCTCAATGAAGGCGCTCAGTCTGTTTCACAAGATGGTGAATGGCTGATCTTCACAGGCTGCAATTTCCCTGAAGGAATGGGCAGCTGTGACCTGTATATTTCTTACTTAACGCCAGAAGGCTGGAGTGAACCAGAAAACCTTGGAAACAAAATAAATACTGAAGCCTGGGAATCAGCTCCCAGCCTGTCGCCCGATAAGCGCGATCTCTATTTTGCCAGTCGCAGGCCAGAGGGCTATGGCGGAAGTGATATTTATGTGAGCCACCTCATGCCAAATGGCCGATGGAGTGATCCTGAAAACCTGGGTCCTGAAATCAATACGGGTGGTGACGAAAGTTGCCCTTTTATTCATGCGGATAACCAGAGCCTGTACTTTACGTCAAATGGATTGGTAGGATATGGTGGCGATGATTTGTTCCTGGCCCGCAAAGGCCCAAAAGGCAGTTTCAGCCTGCCTCGAAACCTTGGTTTCCCCATCAACACAATAGAAAACGAAGGCAGCCTGGTGATTTCTGCCGATGGCAGCACTGCTTTTTATGCCAGTGACAGGGCGGATAGCAGGGGCGGACTGGATCTCTATACATTTACTATGCGGCCCGACGTAAGACCCATTAAAACACTATGGGTAAAAGGTAAGGTCACTGATGCCAAAACCGGGCAGGGGCTCCCTTCAGCAGTAGAACTAACGGATATCAGTACTCGCCAAATAATCAGTAAATTACAAACTGATGAAACCGGAAATTACCTGATCACCCTGCCGGTTGGCCGTGATTATGCCTTCAATGTGAACCGTAAAGGGTACCTGATTTTTTCGGAAAGTTTCCCGCTCAGCCAGAAATCGCCTGATTCAACTTACCATATCAATATACCGTTGCAGCCCATCACCGCAAATGCAACTGTGGTCCTGAAAAACATTTTCTTTGAAACAAATAGTATTTCCCTGGGGACCAACTCGCAGGTAGAATTGGACCAACTTGTCCACCTGTTGAAAGAAAACCCAACCCTGCAAATTCAGATCAATGGGTACACTGATAATGTTGGAAAGGCGGCAGATAACCTCAAACTATCCAATGGCCGGGCTCAATCGGTGGTGAACTACCTGGGCAAAAACGGTATCGATCCTAAAAGGTTGCGCTTCCAGGGATTTGGCGCCACACAACCAATCGCAGATAATAGCACAGAAGAAGGCCGGGCGCGTAATCGCCGCACAGAGCTGAAAGTAGTAGCAGAATAA
- a CDS encoding 7-carboxy-7-deazaguanine synthase QueE → MESFYTLQGEGYHQGRAAYFIRLGGCDVGCVWCDVKDSWDASKHPLVGIEQIVAGAEAYPGRLAVITGGEPLLHQLDELTSALHTAGFETNLETSGSSPMSGQWDWVCLSPKKFKSPLPEAIAAADELKVVIFNKSDFAWADQFAQQVKPGCKLYLQPEWDKKDIMLPPIIDYIKAHPQWELSIQSHKYIDVP, encoded by the coding sequence ATGGAATCCTTCTACACCTTGCAAGGGGAAGGCTATCACCAGGGCAGGGCCGCATATTTTATCCGGCTGGGCGGGTGTGACGTGGGCTGTGTCTGGTGCGACGTTAAGGATAGTTGGGATGCCAGCAAACATCCACTGGTTGGTATTGAACAAATTGTTGCCGGGGCTGAGGCTTATCCCGGCCGGTTGGCCGTAATTACCGGTGGAGAACCACTTTTACACCAGCTGGATGAACTTACTTCTGCCTTGCATACTGCGGGTTTCGAAACCAACCTGGAAACCTCAGGATCAAGTCCAATGTCTGGTCAGTGGGATTGGGTATGCCTCTCACCAAAAAAATTCAAATCCCCCCTTCCGGAGGCAATTGCTGCAGCCGATGAATTAAAAGTGGTGATTTTTAACAAATCTGATTTTGCCTGGGCCGATCAGTTTGCACAGCAGGTTAAGCCTGGCTGTAAATTGTACCTGCAACCTGAATGGGATAAAAAGGATATCATGTTGCCACCCATCATCGACTATATTAAAGCCCATCCTCAGTGGGAGTTAAGCATCCAGAGCCATAAATATATAGACGTTCCGTAG